One window from the genome of Echinicola vietnamensis DSM 17526 encodes:
- a CDS encoding metal-dependent transcriptional regulator: protein MPSLTYAEENYLKAIYHLSEGGQHNVSTNDLSKEMKTKPASVSDMLRRLAEKAVINYRKYYGVTITEEGKKSALQIIRKHRLWEVFLVEKLMFSWDEVHEVAEELEHIKSNLLIQRLDDFLGNPKYDPHGDPIPDEYGDVKARPRMPLHDLHVNDGGQIVAVKDSSAAFLRYLDKVGAYIGARIKILDKVEFDGSLEILVDNKKTLFMSKDVAANILIIQTS, encoded by the coding sequence ATGCCATCATTGACCTACGCAGAAGAGAATTACCTAAAAGCGATCTACCACCTATCGGAGGGTGGTCAGCATAATGTATCGACCAATGACCTGTCGAAAGAGATGAAGACCAAGCCTGCCTCGGTAAGTGACATGCTACGACGTCTGGCGGAAAAAGCGGTGATTAATTACCGGAAGTACTATGGGGTCACCATTACCGAAGAAGGTAAAAAGTCCGCCTTACAGATTATTCGTAAGCACCGCCTTTGGGAAGTCTTTTTGGTGGAGAAACTGATGTTTAGCTGGGACGAGGTCCATGAAGTGGCAGAAGAATTGGAGCATATCAAGTCCAACCTGCTCATCCAGCGCTTGGATGATTTCTTGGGCAATCCCAAATACGATCCGCACGGCGATCCCATCCCTGATGAATATGGTGATGTAAAAGCCCGGCCCAGGATGCCCCTTCATGATCTCCATGTCAATGACGGTGGTCAGATCGTGGCGGTAAAAGATAGTAGTGCAGCCTTCTTGCGCTATTTGGATAAAGTGGGTGCCTATATTGGCGCCCGAATAAAAATTCTCGATAAGGTTGAATTTGATGGATCACTGGAAATCTTGGTCGATAATAAAAAGACGTTGTTTATGTCAAAGGATGTAGCGGCGAACATACTAATCATACAAACTTCATGA
- a CDS encoding phytanoyl-CoA dioxygenase family protein, whose protein sequence is MATNTHALIRYKTIDSCLRNRDRRWTLKDLIDACSEELYRYEGVDKGVSKRTVQMDIQHMRDDVSGYNAPIVVAEKKYYSYEDPDYSIINMPVTDQDSGKLTEVLEVLNQFKDFTYFKQVNGIVQQLEEAIDALNNGQKSSPESTEAENHPAEISPIAQPDESTAPSIDQQRLKALDLKLYKRGSYIFPCIYSPKSLQKIKALVHNYLTEQAYTDTTLLHALLEKIPALQPLIFNKHLVAILNTIDIDLFLTKSAFLHVMDTGKAAVDAWHQDTTINVKNQVNATGFEAWEHSNGHFKVTPPERILQNALIVRIHLEETFEENGALQVIPGSHKRKWKEHELTLIPINRTPVVAEVAAGGIHLMKPLVVHTEPTAPQQNRGPVIQLEFSSVGLPDGLLWAERHEIGIDLEPASD, encoded by the coding sequence ATGGCTACTAACACACACGCATTGATCCGTTATAAAACCATCGATAGCTGTCTTAGGAATCGGGATCGTCGCTGGACGCTGAAGGACCTTATTGACGCTTGTTCGGAGGAATTGTACCGATATGAAGGTGTGGATAAAGGGGTCAGTAAAAGAACCGTGCAGATGGATATTCAGCATATGCGGGATGATGTTTCCGGGTACAATGCCCCTATCGTGGTGGCCGAGAAGAAGTACTATAGCTATGAAGATCCGGATTATTCCATTATAAACATGCCAGTTACTGACCAGGATTCAGGTAAGCTGACCGAGGTTTTAGAGGTATTGAATCAATTTAAGGATTTTACTTATTTTAAACAGGTAAATGGAATTGTCCAGCAACTGGAAGAAGCAATTGATGCCCTGAATAATGGTCAAAAGTCCTCTCCAGAGTCAACAGAAGCCGAAAATCACCCAGCCGAAATTTCCCCGATAGCCCAGCCAGACGAGTCGACTGCCCCTAGTATAGACCAGCAGCGATTGAAGGCATTGGATTTGAAATTGTACAAAAGAGGTTCGTATATTTTTCCCTGCATCTATTCCCCAAAATCGCTGCAGAAGATAAAAGCACTTGTCCACAATTACCTAACAGAACAAGCGTATACCGACACTACCCTTCTGCATGCTCTTTTAGAAAAAATCCCTGCTTTACAGCCCTTGATTTTCAATAAGCATCTCGTGGCCATTCTCAATACCATCGATATCGACTTATTTTTGACCAAATCGGCCTTCCTGCATGTCATGGACACTGGAAAAGCTGCAGTGGATGCTTGGCATCAGGACACGACCATTAATGTAAAAAATCAGGTCAATGCTACAGGATTTGAGGCTTGGGAGCATTCCAACGGCCATTTTAAAGTCACCCCACCGGAACGAATACTGCAAAACGCCCTGATCGTAAGGATTCACCTGGAAGAAACCTTTGAAGAAAATGGTGCCTTGCAGGTAATACCCGGATCGCATAAACGAAAGTGGAAGGAGCATGAGCTCACATTGATCCCTATCAACAGGACGCCAGTGGTAGCTGAAGTAGCGGCCGGTGGAATCCACCTTATGAAGCCCTTAGTGGTGCACACTGAACCCACAGCACCACAGCAAAACCGCGGCCCCGTTATCCAATTGGAGTTCAGTTCCGTTGGTCTTCCGGATGGGCTCCTCTGGGCCGAAAGGCATGAAATCGGTATTGACCTTGAGCCCGCTAGTGATTAA
- a CDS encoding metal ABC transporter ATP-binding protein: MIQQIEHPVVEVHDLMVSYGQNPVLWNIDLTLPAGALIGILGPNGAGKSTLIKAIMGLVEANSGYSKLFDQALNQVRNRVSYVPQRESVDWDFPASALDIVMMGTYHHLGLFKRPGKKEKQLAMDCLEKVNMKAFAKRQISELSGGQQQRVFIARALAQQADIYFMDEPFAGVDMSTEKALVELFREMTAGGKTVIVVHHDIYSAGTYFDWLIMLNMHLVASGPTKDVLTEELLTKTYGGKLSTLTDIGEVIKKSDFNPLKS; the protein is encoded by the coding sequence ATGATACAACAAATAGAGCATCCGGTAGTTGAAGTCCATGACCTAATGGTCAGTTATGGACAAAACCCTGTCCTTTGGAACATTGACCTTACCCTTCCCGCTGGCGCGTTGATCGGTATTCTGGGTCCTAATGGAGCAGGAAAATCCACGTTGATCAAGGCCATTATGGGCTTGGTGGAAGCCAATAGTGGGTATTCAAAGCTATTTGACCAAGCATTAAACCAAGTCCGAAACAGGGTAAGCTATGTTCCTCAGCGTGAATCAGTGGACTGGGACTTTCCTGCTTCCGCGCTGGATATTGTCATGATGGGCACCTACCATCATTTGGGACTATTTAAAAGGCCCGGCAAAAAAGAAAAGCAATTGGCCATGGATTGCTTGGAAAAAGTAAACATGAAGGCCTTTGCCAAGCGGCAGATCAGTGAACTGTCGGGTGGGCAGCAGCAACGGGTGTTTATTGCCCGGGCATTGGCACAGCAAGCGGACATTTACTTTATGGACGAGCCCTTTGCAGGTGTCGACATGAGTACCGAAAAAGCCTTGGTGGAGCTGTTTCGGGAGATGACTGCCGGTGGCAAAACCGTAATTGTGGTACACCATGACATTTATTCTGCCGGCACCTATTTCGACTGGCTGATCATGCTAAACATGCACTTGGTGGCCTCCGGGCCAACAAAGGACGTCCTCACCGAAGAACTCCTTACCAAGACCTACGGCGGTAAACTTTCCACCCTGACAGACATTGGTGAGGTCATCAAAAAAAGTGATTTCAACCCTTTGAAAAGCTGA
- a CDS encoding glycosyltransferase → MKKTKIVIASVLKPLTDSRAFYKLAISLRETNKYHINIIGFLEKNPPNSENIEFTSIYRKSRLHPARVLVPFNFFSKLLRIRPQLVIVTTYELLVPAILLKPFLRFKVIYDLQENYAKNIIHNQTMPSLFRKTAAAYVRFVENSCHPSIDHYFMAERSYPQEFPHITNYTILENKYSGEVHSTTPFSLSNDRLRLTMTGTLTEVYGIEDGIHWFKVIHKHFPSFRLHLIGHFPIADFRKRIEALGKDCPGIKLELHDRPVAQSTIYEALAATDILLLPYRQLPSIMHKFPTKIYEALAKGIPVITTENPQWKAMLASYPAGITLDFTQPENSLTTLRDFLTWGLFRNSVGPEIRWESEQPKLLNIVEKLMGT, encoded by the coding sequence ATGAAAAAAACCAAAATTGTCATCGCTTCTGTACTCAAGCCTCTTACTGACAGTAGGGCTTTTTACAAGCTGGCAATTTCACTTCGTGAAACAAATAAATACCACATTAACATCATAGGATTTTTGGAAAAAAATCCGCCAAATTCAGAAAATATTGAATTTACTTCAATCTATCGAAAAAGCCGACTGCACCCTGCTCGCGTACTTGTTCCATTTAATTTTTTCTCTAAACTCCTGCGCATTCGTCCGCAATTGGTGATCGTAACCACTTACGAACTATTGGTGCCGGCCATTCTCCTTAAGCCATTTCTGCGGTTTAAGGTCATCTATGATCTACAGGAAAACTACGCCAAAAACATTATCCACAATCAGACCATGCCGTCACTTTTTCGTAAAACAGCGGCAGCCTATGTTCGGTTTGTGGAAAATAGCTGTCATCCGTCCATCGATCATTATTTCATGGCTGAAAGGTCCTATCCGCAGGAATTTCCCCATATCACCAATTACACGATCTTAGAAAACAAGTATAGCGGAGAAGTCCACAGCACCACTCCCTTTTCGTTGTCCAATGACCGTCTCAGGTTGACCATGACAGGGACCCTTACCGAAGTGTATGGCATCGAAGATGGGATCCATTGGTTTAAAGTTATCCACAAGCATTTTCCAAGCTTCCGGTTACACCTAATTGGGCACTTTCCTATTGCTGATTTTAGGAAGAGGATTGAAGCATTAGGGAAAGACTGTCCAGGCATTAAATTGGAGCTACACGACCGGCCCGTGGCCCAATCCACCATTTATGAGGCATTGGCAGCTACTGACATCCTGCTCCTGCCGTATAGACAACTTCCGAGTATTATGCATAAGTTTCCCACAAAAATATACGAAGCGCTGGCCAAGGGTATTCCTGTGATCACCACCGAAAACCCGCAATGGAAGGCCATGTTAGCATCTTATCCCGCAGGCATTACTCTCGACTTTACACAGCCGGAAAACTCCTTGACAACCCTTCGGGACTTTTTGACATGGGGTTTGTTCAGGAATTCTGTAGGTCCTGAAATCAGGTGGGAAAGCGAGCAACCCAAACTGCTAAACATAGTGGAAAAGCTCATGGGTACTTGA
- a CDS encoding tetratricopeptide repeat protein, which yields MIKHSILGLCLCAALFSGCSEKGDSKGDTLFKQGQYQEAIEVYSDRLKTKPKDVEALYSRGRAYEEVGDLAKAKKDFEAGFKQDDKNLKLLLALSNLYQKEGNHERSLLYAEYATAVPGAPAMAYFMKARALHQLGNTEEAMKEYTAAIDQDKEFGQAYYYRGVLKYATKKQRSACTDFKKSASLGYAAAEAAVEKYCQ from the coding sequence ATGATTAAGCATTCAATTTTGGGGCTGTGCTTGTGTGCAGCCCTTTTTTCGGGGTGTAGCGAAAAAGGAGATTCCAAAGGGGATACGTTGTTCAAGCAAGGCCAATATCAGGAGGCCATTGAAGTGTATTCCGATCGCTTGAAGACCAAGCCAAAGGACGTGGAAGCCTTATACAGCCGCGGCAGGGCATATGAGGAAGTCGGTGACCTGGCTAAAGCCAAAAAGGATTTTGAAGCAGGTTTTAAGCAGGATGATAAAAACTTAAAACTCCTGCTGGCATTGTCCAACCTTTACCAGAAGGAAGGAAATCATGAGCGCTCCCTGCTGTATGCAGAGTATGCCACTGCAGTGCCCGGAGCACCGGCCATGGCTTATTTTATGAAGGCACGGGCCTTGCATCAATTGGGCAATACCGAAGAAGCGATGAAGGAGTATACCGCAGCCATCGATCAGGACAAAGAATTCGGGCAAGCCTATTATTACCGTGGAGTACTCAAGTATGCCACCAAAAAACAACGCAGTGCGTGTACCGATTTCAAGAAATCGGCCAGCTTAGGATATGCTGCCGCTGAAGCCGCCGTAGAAAAGTACTGTCAATAA
- a CDS encoding 2,3,4,5-tetrahydropyridine-2,6-dicarboxylate N-succinyltransferase — translation MELKTIIENAWENRELLKEKDVEIAVKTVIEDLDKGNIRVAEPLEDGEWQVNDWVKKAVILYFPIQKMRTIEVGPFEFHDKMGLKTDYAKQGVRVVPHAVARYGAFLAKGVVMMPSYVNIGAYVDSGTMVDTWATVGSCAQIGKDVHLSGGVGIGGVLEPVQAAPVIIEDGAFVGSRAIIVEGVRVGKEAVIGAGVTLTASSKIIDVTGDEPKEYRGYVPPRSVVIPGSITKKFAAGEYQVPCALIIGQRKASTDRKTSLNEALRDNNVAV, via the coding sequence ATGGAATTAAAGACTATCATCGAAAACGCCTGGGAAAACCGGGAATTGTTAAAGGAAAAGGATGTTGAAATCGCCGTCAAAACAGTCATTGAAGACTTGGATAAAGGCAATATCCGCGTGGCGGAGCCATTGGAAGATGGTGAATGGCAGGTAAATGATTGGGTAAAGAAAGCAGTTATCCTTTATTTCCCCATCCAAAAAATGCGAACCATTGAGGTAGGCCCATTTGAATTTCACGACAAAATGGGCCTAAAAACGGATTATGCCAAGCAAGGTGTGCGGGTAGTTCCCCATGCAGTGGCCCGTTATGGTGCATTTCTTGCAAAAGGAGTAGTGATGATGCCATCTTATGTAAACATCGGTGCGTATGTAGACAGTGGCACGATGGTTGATACATGGGCTACGGTAGGCTCTTGTGCCCAGATCGGCAAAGATGTACACCTAAGCGGTGGCGTAGGAATCGGTGGTGTGTTAGAACCAGTACAGGCGGCACCGGTGATCATTGAAGATGGAGCCTTTGTGGGATCCAGAGCCATTATTGTAGAAGGTGTTCGTGTAGGAAAAGAAGCGGTGATCGGTGCAGGTGTTACCTTGACGGCAAGTTCTAAAATCATCGATGTGACCGGTGATGAGCCAAAAGAATACAGAGGATATGTACCGCCGAGATCTGTGGTCATTCCTGGATCCATTACCAAGAAATTTGCTGCTGGAGAATATCAGGTGCCATGTGCTTTGATCATTGGTCAGCGAAAAGCGTCTACCGACCGCAAAACCTCCCTGAACGAGGCCTTGCGAGATAATAACGTAGCGGTCTAG
- a CDS encoding metal ABC transporter solute-binding protein, Zn/Mn family, with translation MRTRIWYLVSLCLLGACKIDKEEDKAKFHITATTNIMADGVRALVGDSAVVTPIMAVGVDPHLYKASQRDLDLLFEADLVVYHGLHLEGKMVEVLHKFSRTHPAVDVGATLPPTLLIASPDYANTVDPHIWFDVHLWRTAMRNLKDEIIKRKPGWESYINANWEVYQAQLDELDQYTAKKVKSITNQGQVLITAHDAFSYFGKAYNIEVKGLQGLSTLSEPGLNDVSSLVSFIIEKDIKAIFIEQSISPRAIKAVVEGCRRKGHQVTLAGPLYTDSLGAPDGPAGTYIGMVKTNVDEIVNNLKHHDTTNRASGS, from the coding sequence ATGAGGACACGGATTTGGTATTTAGTGAGCCTTTGTTTGCTCGGTGCTTGTAAAATCGATAAGGAGGAGGACAAGGCTAAATTTCACATCACCGCCACTACCAATATCATGGCCGATGGTGTTCGTGCCTTGGTCGGTGACAGCGCCGTGGTGACGCCCATCATGGCCGTCGGCGTGGATCCCCATCTCTACAAGGCTTCCCAGCGGGATTTGGATTTACTGTTCGAAGCTGATTTGGTAGTATACCACGGACTGCACCTGGAAGGTAAAATGGTGGAAGTACTCCATAAATTTTCCCGCACCCATCCGGCAGTGGATGTGGGTGCCACGCTCCCCCCTACTCTATTGATTGCAAGTCCAGACTATGCCAATACCGTCGATCCGCACATTTGGTTTGACGTACACCTTTGGCGGACGGCCATGCGAAACCTTAAGGACGAAATCATCAAAAGAAAACCTGGGTGGGAGTCCTATATCAATGCCAATTGGGAGGTGTACCAAGCGCAACTGGATGAGTTAGACCAATATACCGCCAAGAAGGTCAAATCCATCACCAATCAGGGGCAAGTGCTCATCACCGCCCACGATGCTTTTTCTTATTTCGGCAAGGCGTATAACATTGAAGTGAAAGGCCTCCAAGGACTGTCCACACTGAGTGAACCTGGACTTAATGACGTCTCCAGTTTGGTGAGCTTTATCATAGAAAAAGACATTAAAGCCATATTTATCGAACAATCAATTTCTCCAAGAGCCATTAAAGCGGTGGTTGAAGGGTGTAGGCGAAAAGGACATCAAGTAACACTTGCAGGTCCGCTGTACACCGACAGCTTAGGAGCTCCTGATGGCCCAGCAGGGACCTACATTGGCATGGTAAAAACCAATGTGGACGAGATTGTAAACAACCTGAAACACCATGATACAACAAATAGAGCATCCGGTAGTTGA